The genomic segment TTTTGGATGGCCTCAGGGGCATCTGTCATCCCCTCTTCATTTCAGGCCAAGGGGAGGCAGAAGCGGGTAAAGGCAGTGGCTGACTGCAAAGGGGACAAGGCACGAGAGCTGACTTTCTCCAAGGGCGAGGTCATCGTGGTGACACGGGAGGAGGACGAGCAGATCTGGGTGAGTCACCACGGCACAGACAGGTGCTGGGATCCAAATCCTGGTTCCTTTCCCACTCCAGTTCTCTTCTGAAGGAGGCTGGGTTTTTCTGGGAGGGCATAGATGGGGGACTCTGGCCTGGTGTGTGCatggaggagggctgggagggctccaTTGATGTTTCACCACGGCTTTGCCTCTCTAAATCCCTGTTGGAATTGAGCAGGGGAAAAGTTTTGGGGCTGATATCTTGAGATAAGACTCACGCTCCCCTCAACCTTCTTTCTGCACCCCCAGGTCGGCTTCATTGAGGGCGATGGCTCCCGCACCGGAGTCTTCCCTGCCAGCTTTGTCCACCTCTTGCAAGACTGACTGTGTGGGGGTGGCCCATTTGTCACTGTCCTATTGGCTGGGACTAgaggcagctccctgctgggggCTTGGTAGAGCCAGGCCACAAGGGACATGTGGCCAGGATCCTGGCATGAGACCAGTGCTCTCCAAGGGGGCCCACAGACCCCCTGCACTGCGAAAACCATCCATGGATGGCAGTGGTGGGaagctgaggagcagagaaTGGACATGCTTGCTGCACTGGTGGGATGAGGTttctgtgccagcccctgctgaTCTTCCATCCTTCCCATGGGCTCTGCCCATCCCTtgggttttcttcttccttctctccaaGGAATTTGGGATGGGGGAGCTGTATTTGGTGACCCCCACCCTCTGCCAGATAGTCATGAAGCCTCTTCCTCATCCTGGTGGCAGCCATGGACTGCCAGTCTCCGTCTGTACCCCAACTGTGAAGCCTTTGGGATGGGCAAGAAATAGGAGAGGAGTCTTTTTTTGTGTCCATCCCCCACCCCAGGTTCTGGGAGCTGCCTGGACTGGTGGAGTCTGGGGATGATGCTTCAAAGCTTCTCCAAAACTGGTACTGAAATGCCATTCCCTGATTTGGATGAGGGGGGATGTTTCAGGTAGTACCACAGAGCCCCTTCCCCATGTCCCTCACCTGGGGTGGGTGCTGGATCACTGCCCCTTCCTGAGGCGGGGGGGGCTCTCAGAGGGggttttgcaggtttttctAGAACCAGAATATCCCTGTACTGGTATCCCTTGACGGCCACTTGCCTCAATACCCCCTCACTTTACCCTTCTCATTTCTATGTCAAATGCCTCATctcaaaacagtattttttaaaatgttttctgtctctgatttCTAATAAACCatcattttttaaagcacttgGAAGTGTGGTGAGGGtgcaacccctgccatggcagtcCCCAGCATGGTGATGCTGCTGATGTATCCCCAAGGCTCCCAGTCACTGACATGTGTGATTACCCTTGGGGGCAGCCATGTAGGGCTGGGCTAGGACATGGACACCTTCCCAGTGTGCTGGGGTGGATCCAGAGCAGGATGTTCATGCTACAGCCACCCCATGTGAGCGCTGGAGTAGGGACAAGCAAGGATGGCAAGGTTGTTGTCACCTACATATCCCAATGGCCTGTGCCCCATActtctgcccatccatccaggCCTGAGGGGCTCCTGGCTCCCACCCCAGGttggcagggctctgctgcgCTTCAAAGACTGCAGGGCACGTTAGCATGTCATTTGTCATCGCACAATCATAGGAcgttggaaggggccttaaagattGTTCCTTCCATCCCCTGACAGAGGAGGGACACgttccactagaccaggttcctccaagcctgtccagcctgaccttggacatttccagggatggggttttCTCAGTACCAAAATACTCCAATATGTGGAGTACTCCGATATGTGACATACAAAGATTATTACCCCAGGGTTCTTGCTGCTGGAGGACACCAACTTTGGGAAAAACAGAGCTTGCAGCACACCACACTGTACCCGTGCCCCTCATGTTTCCCTGGCTAAGCCACCCGATGGCAAAGCCCCATGCCGGGCCCTGTGCCTTGGCACCCCGGGTTCTGCATGGCCACCAGAGCCGCGCGTCCCAGAGCGCCCCGACGCGCACCACCCCCGCTCTTGCAATCGTGGCTCTCGGCTATATTTAGCCCTCCCCCGTGCTATTTCGCTTTCCTGGCAGGAGTTTATAACCGGCCGGGACAGCCCCACCTCCTTTCTGCTGTCTctcacttcccttcccttcccttccctttcccccttttcccctcctctctgctccctcccactCGGCTGCCCAGGACCCCCATGTCAGCACTGCCCATCTGTGCCCGCAGCCAGCGCCCTGCTCCGCTGGAGCCCCCGCCATGGGGCCCGCTGAGGAGCTGGTCCGGATTGCCAAGAAATTGGATAAGATGGTGGCCAGGAAGAGCACGGTAAGGTGGCTGAACTCGCCGGGGCATGTGCACATATCTATACACGTACGTATTTGCACGTGTGCATATTTGCACACATGCTTATTTACACACGTGCTTGTTTACAAGAATGTTTGATTGTTGTTGTGCGGCTTGGGAAAAGGGTGGGGGGGGAGGAATGTTTGCTTTTCACACCCCTCATGTTGTCCTTAGAGGGGCTGAGTGGGTTTAAGCAATGCTGCCTGTGTCACCCAAGCCCACCCTTAGGCCATCGTAGTCAGCAGCCAGGGGATTTAGTTTTGCCTCTAATTTGGGGCTCCCCTGTACCCCATTGCTCCCAGACACTGGAATTTGGGGGTaaggtgggggggggggggggttgtcCCATGGATGACAGCTCTAGACACCGCTTGGCAGTGCCAGATTGTGAGCAACAGGTGTTTGGCCTCCAGCCTGTGCACCAACACTCAATCAATGCCAAGGCCAGAGGCTCATGTACAAGCAAGGAaaagctctgggctggcagaTATAACACCCTCAGTGCACCCAGCGCAGCCCTGCCTGTTGCACAAGTGTGCAAAGGGGAGGGGGTGGTCAGTCATTGTTTCCTGGATGGTTTTGGTGGTTGCGTGCTGGGTAAGTTGGaatccagccctgccaccctcGTGCCAAGTGAGGATCCATCTGGGGATCCTGGTGAGCCAGTTAGGTGTGCCAAGCCCAGCCCTCAGAGTTAATATTTGACTGTTTTCACCGGCCTTTGCCCTGACAAGGTGCAGGCTCCTGGCTtgggggcacagctctgcatcTCCCTGGATCTGGTGGCTTTTTGGGATGCCAATGCTTGGTATCAAACCAGATCCCATGGCTCTGCTTGCTGCCAGGAATTACCCAGGGGTCAAGGGACAGGGATGCTCCACTCTCCTGCTGGACTTTGGGATGGGACAGAGCCAGGGTCCAACTACAGCACAGGGATGTCCCTGCACCCATCAAACCCGGGGGGTCTGATTCAGCCCCTCATGGTGGAAGTCCATGGAACTGTGTCTCTCAGAGAGGATTCCTGGGAGCTGATGTCTGCTGATGGGGTTCTAAAAATACCAGGGACaaggaggagaagagagaggaggaggaaggctccATGCTGGACTGTCTTTAtcccagctgccactgcaggcTGTTAGGATGAAATTCTGGGGCTTGTGTCCCATGGACCTTCACACCCCTAGGTGGGGAACACTGGGGAATCCCCCAGCTGTCCCTAGCTCCCACCAGCCCAGATTTTTCTTGCAGATGGGGTTTTCCCAAGTTTTAAGAAAAGCTCCTGCTACCCAGCTGGAGACGTGACCTGGTGCTGGGATGGTCCAGCAGGATTTGGGTGTGGGACGTTTCTATTGGTGTGTTGACACAGAGGGTCAGGCAATCCCAGCaaccagcccagggctgctttGGGTTCTCCTGTCATGCCcttcctggtgctgcctggtgCCTCCTCAAGGGCTCCCGTggcttctccctgctgcaggaaggggcaCTGGATCTGCTCAAATCCCTTACCAGCTACACCATGACCATCCAGCTACTCCAGGTGAGAGGGTTTGGTTGGGGGAAACACCCCATGGGGTAGTTTGTCCTGTGCTCCATGCCAGGCAACACGTCCCTAAGCATGTGTCCCTGGTGTGTGTCTCCAGACCACACGGATTGGAGTGGCTGTGAACTCAGTGCGGAAACACTGCTCAGATGAAGAGGTGGTGGCTTCTGCCAAAATCCTCATCAAAAACTGGAAACGACTTCTGGGTGAGCGATGCCGCGGGGGAGGCGAGAGCCCCCCAAAGCCTCAGTCCTCCACAGGCAATCTGCGCACCTCAAGCCCTGATGCTTTTTGGGCAGATGGAATGGAATAAGTCCAGAGCTAGGATGTGCAGGCTCCTATAACCTGTAACGCAGATATTCCAAGGGCTTGTTTTCACTCCAGGATAGAGTGGTATAAATCAATGTGTGCCCCACCAAGGGCTGAGTACCTCCACAATCATTCCCCACCCAaggatgcagctctgcaggtgccctgtgctggtttgggctgtgACTGTGACACCCAAATCCTTCCCCCAGAGtccaccaccacaaaaaaagagaagggtgCAGataggaagaaggaaaaggacacaaatggagacaaggagaagaagaaggggaTGGATGTTTCCAGCTGCCCCAGTGAAGGGGTGAAGCACAGCAAGAATATAGCTGAGAAGCACAGGGAGAAGCACAAAGAGAGGTGagggctcctgcctgctggcaggGGGTACCAGGGCCAATATAAGACCACTCTCTGCTTAAGAGTTGGTCCTTAAGAGTTTATCCATCTCTGTCTACCCATGGAtgcctgcagcacctctggagaTGAGACTGCCTCTGGGACAGCATGAGGGCAGTTTTTGGAGGAGGGAGAAGTggccattttttattttcccttctctattCCTTGGATGAGGTCAGTTTGGACAGTGCTCATCTGACCCCTGCTTTCTCTGTCCCTAGGAAACCCAGCAAGTGTGACTCTCATGCCACCACCACCCAGGGCCACTCGGCCGATTCCAGCCCAAGGAGGTACTTGCTGAAGGATGCCCTGACCCTcacaccaggctgtgccaggcactgccagcccaggggaggctTTGCTGGCAACTTGGGGTGGGGCTCAGGGATGGGGGATGCAGATGGACAGGATCCAGCTCACAGGTTGCCAGAATATGCTGGGGTTGCTGAGAgcttctctcccttcctttgGGCCTCTGTGGTGAAGAGTGTCCAGTGACGGCCAGAGCCCCACCACGTCCTCCAAGAAATCACCTCTGCATGGCAAGAAAGAGAGGTGGGTATGGGTGGGTATGGGTGAAGATGGGAGAGGCCAGACCCTAGCCCTTCACTGGGCTGTGGTTGGGCGTGTGGACCTACCACTTGCCCCAGTCACTGCCCTCTGACATGAGGCTTGTCCTGCCAGGAGAGCCTCGGCTGACGCCAGGTCCTCAACTGTgtcctcctctttctcctcacAAAAGAGACTGTCAGCAGAGAGGTAAGGAgggggtgtccctgggctgcTTCTAGGGTCACCCTTGGGGATGTCCTGATCATGGAGGAGGTGAGAGGTGGCTGGGAGCTCTGATCctgccacagcactgggatGTTCCCTGGGAGGAGCAAATCCTCCCCTGAGGAGATTTCTGTTGGCTTCCAAGCGCTCTCACCAATGTGCTGGTGCCTGAGGTCCTGCCAgcagtccctgctccctgtcctgcctgccccATCTCTAGCGTCATCCCCACTGTCCTGTTCTGTACCACTCACAGGAGAGCCTCTGTGGGCACCAGCCTCTCTCCAGCTCCTACCAGCTCCCAGAGAAACTCCAGTGACAGCAAGGAGGAAAGGtaggagagaggaggaaaggtaGGAGAGACCTACTCCACTTCCTAGGGACcccagcaggtccctgcagcTGTAACAAGACCCTACCACCTGCCCGTGCCCCTCCATGTGCCCCTGCAGAGCCAACAGCAGCAAGGCCAAACCTGAGGTGCCGCGaacccccagcagcccctccttctctcccagcccctgcttcCTGGCCCCCTGCTATCTCACGGGGGACTCAGTGCGGGACAAGTGCATTGAGATGCTGACGGCTGCACTCCGCATGGATGGTGAGCAGTTCTGAGGATGCTGGCCCCCAGACTGGGCTGTTTCTTCTATGGGACAGTCCTGAAAGGAGCATTCAGccccaaaagaaaagaaaaggaggttGTTAGGGTCGCTGATTAGGGGGTTGGATGTGAGGATGCATGTTTGTAAGGTTCAAGATGGGTAAAAATAGGTATTTTAGAGATGGAATGTCTGGGGCAAGTACAGGGGGAGCGGTGAGATATTTTGGGGGAGGTACAGTGAGACCTGTGGCTGGTTTCACACCTGAAAGTCACCCCTTAACCTCTCTACCCTTTAGACGACTACAAGGAGTTCAGTGTCAATTGTGAGAAGATGGCTTCGGAGATTGAAGACCATATCCTTTGAGGGGCTAGGGGTCCCCAGGTCGCATCTGCTGGAGGGGCGTACGTGGGCTCAAGagtgctgctggggacaggacagagggagacagggacaaggacagagGGTGACCGACTCTGCCGTGCTCGTTGCCTGCAGAGGGAGCCCAGATCTCAGGATGCTGAGGCTAAGGCTGAAGCTGATGCTGAGCAAAACATCTCCTGAGCACCCGCCTTCATGCGGGGGGTCTGTGTGTCCCTCCCAGTCCCCTCTGGTCAGGGACTTGCCTTCATCCCTggagaaataaatccaaatcCAGCCAAAGCTTTTTCCATGAGCCTGCTGTAGGTGCCTGTGTCTCCTGCCAGAACCAGTCGGTCACAATGTCCAGACCGTGCTAtgctggcagggatggagccacCTCTCCTCACCCCCAGCTCAAGGCTTGGGGTTCTCCTGGCAGCCCCCTGAGACCAGGACCAAGCCCAGGGTGGTTCCTCTCCTGGGTGCACTTTTTGGTGCATCCCAGACTCTGTGCCCAAAGCTGCTACATCAACCTGTCCATATCCATGTTCTTTGGGAGGAGGGCGTAGACCGAGTCCTCTGCACCGTGAGCTtttgtcccagcacaggacTTAGTTATAGTCCCtgagccccacagcagcctcacctGGATTGCAAGGCGATGCAAAGTCATTTTCTTCCCCACATCTCAAGCTATGCTTCATCCTCTTAAAGCCAAGACTGGGGACACTTTCCACAGGGAAGAAAGCCCCACTGAGATCAGCCACCTCCACATGACCACTGgccctgctgacagcagcaccCAAGCTGGCATCCACCCTGGATTCCTTGACGGACTCCACATATCTTCCAGGAGCTGAAGAGCACTGACATGAAGTATCGCAACCGGGTGCGGAGCAGGATCAGCAACCTGAAGGACCCCAAGAACCCTGGTCTGCGGAGGAATGTGCTGTGTGGGGCCATCGAGCCCAGCCTCATCGCCCGGATGACCGCTGAGGTGGGCAGTGGGGTGCATGGGACTGGTGCCCATGGATCTCATTCATACTGCCTCTGTGGTCCCCAAGTGCTGGGTCTTGGCTTGGTGCTGTCCTCAGTGGGGTTGTCCCAGCACCTCGCTGTTCCACTCCAGGGCTGAATGAGGCAAGGGGAGCATTAGGAGAAAGCTGGCAGCAATGCTGGGTCCCTTCAGAGCCCTGCAGACCCCCAGCCCATCACAGATCTGGCTGTGGGGTGTCACACTGGCAGGAGTCAGGCTGGCGTGTCCCTATTTGTCCTCCTCAACCAGGGTCCACAAATTACGTTCCTCAGAAGCCCAGCTTCCCCTGTGGGGAGACagatccctgcaggcagcagtttTAGTTTGAGGATGGGGTGATTTTTCCATCTGGATGGGTCTGAGCTCTCCAGCAAGCATAGAGAGCAGCATTAATCCCGTTTTGGGAGAGGATGGGGAAGGTGTTGGACTGTGGTACTTGGATGTGAGCAGAGCCATGGCCACACTGACCCATCTGGGCCAATGCTGGTGGCAGGAGATGGCCAGTGATGAGCTGAAGAAGCTGCGGAATGCCATGACCCAGGAGGCCATCCGGGAGCACCAGATGGCCAAGACAGGTGGTACCGTCACTGACCTCTTCCAGTGCAGCAAGTGCAAGAAGAAGAACTGCACGTACAACCAGGTCAGGCCTGGTCCCCAGGGGACCTTGGTTTGGGGGACACCAGAAGGGTCTCCACTgaccctctgctgctccacccCAGGTACAGACGCGCAGCGCTGATGAACCCATGACAACATTCGTGCTGTGCAACGAATGTGGGAACCGCTGGAAGGTCTGTAACCATCTGGGGAGAGGCTCTGGGCAACCCAACCCTTTCCTAGCCTCTTGGGTTGGCAGAGCCCCTTGGAGTGGTGCTTTGGGGGCTGGGTGAGGGCTTaccagctgccctgggctctgtttctcctgcagttctgctgatgctgctggtgATTGGGCTGGAGGGAACACGGTGCAAGACAAGATGCTGTGACACCACTCTGGGCAGCtgtggtggggaggaggggtcAGGGTGGCACCAGTCCCTAAACTCCAGTTCCCTGTTCCCTTGCACTCGGCTCCCTCGACTATCCTGGGGAGCCAGCCTTCGGCAGTGTCAAGTTGACTCAGGAAGGTCCCTGTGAATTCAATGGTTCTTCCCTGCAAATACCTGCCCTTTGGGGTGTGCTGGGATCCCACTGGGAACAGACTCATTCCTGGAAAGGGAGACTGGTATAACCTGGGTAGCATATCCTTCCCTGAGAGGAGTCTGGACTTGGATGATTTGAGGGCAAAAGAGACATTGCTCCATGGacatggggctgtgcctggaagCTGAGGGTGGCAGTGGGTCAGGTTTTAGCCCAAACACCTTCTCCCTCACCTAAGTGCATGCAGAGGGAGGACATGGAGAGAACAGGGTGGTTGCAGCATGTACAGATGCTGTTGGGATGCCACTGTGTCCCTCTGTGACAAAAGGatcatccaacctggcttgaAGACACTGTGTGccaagaaagaaggaaggatggcagggagaggagtgaGGAAGAACCCTTCCATACAGAGTAATAAAGGTGTGAACtatctctgcagcacagactgtTTCCTAAGGTGGGTCTGGGTCCTCTGTCTCAAGTTTATAGCTCCCCAGCTTGAGCTTCAAGGTCATCCTAGATCTCTCACTGAATTCCAACATGTATCTCAAATCCACGAGCCCCAGCTTGGGATATAACCATGGCTTGCTGCTCATTCATCACCTGATTGGTGATTAAAGACCTCTAATTAAAGCTGGAGCAGTTCCTAGGCTTGGTATGGATGCTGCAGATTGCCCCATGGCAGGGTAGAACTTCCACCAACAGCAGGGAGCattttccagcattttccaGCGTCATCAGCGATCAGCTGGGAGACATTCCTTTGGCTACAGGAGTTCTGGGATGGAGCCTTGTGGAACTGAGCCCATCCCTCTTTACTACCTCTTTACTACAGCCTCTTCCAGTGGCAGTGAGGTGTGATGGGAACACAGGAAGGTCATGGTGACGGTGGGTGACCATGGATGGGGATGAGAGTGCTGCTCCCATGCCTGCATGAGCCAGAGGATGAGAGCAAAGAAGTACTGTGAAGCTGTTAATTAACtcatcctttatttttttaaatcttgggCTGAggtgttatttttttcacagtgggTGCCATTTGCAGCCAGACTTAGGTACTAAACTCTCCATGTTTGCAGGTCCCTGCCACCCCTGAGCCCACTGAGAGAGCTCTCTGGGCTGCGGTGCTCGTTTACAAGCTGAAGTGATTAATGCAAGGCAATTCTTCATGCTTGTGACAGTGCATGTGGCTGTAATTAAGGAATATAGTGGATTGTAGGGGATGAATAAAACATTAGTGTGACCTTGAGCTGTGAGGAGAGCACAGGACTGGGGCTCCCAGCCATCCCCAGGGTGCCTCAGGGCATGTTTTCCTGGGACAATGTTGAAATAGGGGGATTTAGACCTGTGTTTTTTTGCAGTTCAGTCTAATAAAGGTGTTTAAGTGATACCAGAGGGAGCCAGACTCCAAGCATGTTATGATGGATCTCCTGGGATTCCTCTGTGTCTTTTTGTCCCCAGGGAAAATGTCACTttgtgccccctccccaggttGCCTGGGAAATCccaaaggaggaaagggaggggcaaactggagagctgggaaagcaAGGCCTCTGCTGACATCCATGCAAGGATATCTGCACCACACACCCAGGGAGAGCTTTTCCACTTgcctgggctggaggagctcaTGGTCCTGAGGACCACTCGAGCCTCTGGGCAGGTGCAGTATGtgtccccctgcagcactggggcagggtACAGTGAGGGGCTCTCTGGTATGCAGCTGTTTACAGGCTCcattccccaggctgagcctctGATCTGCTCCACAGGAAGGGCACAAACACGTGGGCGTGTGCATTTCAAAAATCCAATTCCCAAACTTTCAGTCCCAAACTAGGGGCTGAGCCCTCCAGGATATCTTGCCATCCTCTCCCCACCCCTCAGCTCCAGAGGTCCCTGGAGCTTTCCCTCTCTCCTACCCAAGTGAGGgtcccctcctctgctccacaTCCCCCAGGCTGCCAAGGAAGAGGAGCAAGGAAGCTCCTTGGCAGCTGCCCATCCTGCCAGCACTCAGCTTGCTCTTGAACTTTGGGGAAGTGAGCACTTCAGTTCTCATTTCTCATCAGTGCTGGAGAGGTGGAAAGATGGCTGCACCAGCAAATGCTAATATTAGTCCCACATGGGGCTGGTCATTACCATGCAATGATGGAGAGGCCCTTACAGTCCCTGCCAGGGGTTGATTTGCCTAGCCAAGGCTCCAGGTTTGGATGCTCCAAAGCTTCAGCAGAGGCTGGTGCCTCTTCATgcctctctctgcctgtctctgcatgaatcacagaaccatttcagttggaaaagacttccaagatAATTGAGCCAAACTGTTCTCCCGGaactgccaagcccaccactaactacatgtccccagtgccacatcaacacatcttttaaatccctccaggtgACTCCAATGAGATGCTCAATCTTCTATCTGATGGAGTTTTTATATTCAACCTCCAACCTGCAACACTTTAAACAACCCCACAGTGTCCAAACTCAGCCAAGGCTTCCCAGTGAGGCGACAGCCACTACTGGTGCTGCCAGACCATATCGCTTTCCCCTCAGCCACCTCAGGGACACTCTGTTCCCCAGAATGTCGCACATGGCCAGTTTTGCTTTGCAATCCTGGTTTGCCCAGGGGTCACCACCCCTGTAATCCAGCCCCTCCAGTTCACCCACACGGGGCTTTGCCGCTGTCCTTCTCCCCCGCATTTTTTCAGCCTTGAGAAAAAAGTCAGCACTTTGCTGTTCTGTGGTTTCCTTGGCAACCCCATTTCCCCATCCTCTCACTTTATGCACCTATAACTCCCTCGGCCCTGGTCACCGACCCCCAAAGCACAGTGGCAGGTCCCTGtgcacagggagggagcaggtGGTTGTGTGTGCTGTCCACCACCAGGACAGCTGATCCTGGAGGGACCCTCAGCTGGGGCTTCCCAAGCACCTGGGCTTCTTGGAAAAGAATGGAGTAGCTGCCGGTGGTTTGTATCTCTGAACTCAACTGAATTAAAGCAGTTTTGGAGCTGGTCTTTACTTCTCTGTGTAGGTCCTAGTGCTCCTGCTGCGCacgggttgcccagagaagctgtggctgccccatccctggaagtgttccaggacaggttggacagggcttagagcaacctggtctagtggaaggtgtccctgcccatggcagagagtggaatgagatgagctttaaggtcctttccaacccaaactattctatgattccatgactgGCAGCCTCTGTGACAAACTGAGCAGATTCCCCTGCTCATTCCCATACTTACTTCCAATCAATAGGTAATGATCCCTTAGGCATAGGCACTCACTACTTCCCCAGACCTCAAACCCACATGCAATATTTATCTGGTGACAGCCAAAGGTTCTTGGCACGACTCACTTTGCTGTCATCAGTAGACAGGATTCAGATCTCCTGGGAAAACCACCCATCACTCCCACCTCTGCATCATGGCTTTTCCCACAGATCATGACACCGGGGTGATGCTCAGCATGGTGGGCACGGGGCAAGGAGACAGCCATGCTCAGGAATTGGGCTGACTTCCTttgcaaagcaggaaaacacagcactggGGTAGTTTAGAGAAGGCAAGAATGATGCAGAGGGTGCTGTGTGAGCTGGGAGGAGTACAGAAAACTCCCTGTGCCTTGCTGACCTGGGAAAGGCGCCCAATGTGC from the Prinia subflava isolate CZ2003 ecotype Zambia chromosome 24, Cam_Psub_1.2, whole genome shotgun sequence genome contains:
- the TCEA3 gene encoding transcription elongation factor A protein 3 isoform X3, with the translated sequence MGPAEELVRIAKKLDKMVARKSTVRWLNSPGHVHISIHEGALDLLKSLTSYTMTIQLLQTTRIGVAVNSVRKHCSDEEVVASAKILIKNWKRLLESTTTKKEKGADRKKEKDTNGDKEKKKGMDVSSCPSEGVKHSKNIAEKHREKHKERKPSKCDSHATTTQGHSADSSPRRVSSDGQSPTTSSKKSPLHGKKERRASADARSSTVSSSFSSQKRLSAERRASVGTSLSPAPTSSQRNSSDSKEERANSSKAKPEVPRTPSSPSFSPSPCFLAPCYLTGDSVRDKCIEMLTAALRMDDDYKEFSVNCEKMASEIEDHIFQELKSTDMKYRNRVRSRISNLKDPKNPGLRRNVLCGAIEPSLIARMTAEEMASDELKKLRNAMTQEAIREHQMAKTGGTVTDLFQCSKCKKKNCTYNQVQTRSADEPMTTFVLCNECGNRWKFC
- the TCEA3 gene encoding transcription elongation factor A protein 3 isoform X2; its protein translation is MGPAEELVRIAKKLDKMVARKSTRVRQSQQPAQGCFGFSCHALPGAAWCLLKGSRGFSLLQEGALDLLKSLTSYTMTIQLLQTTRIGVAVNSVRKHCSDEEVVASAKILIKNWKRLLESTTTKKEKGADRKKEKDTNGDKEKKKGMDVSSCPSEGVKHSKNIAEKHREKHKERKPSKCDSHATTTQGHSADSSPRRVSSDGQSPTTSSKKSPLHGKKERRASADARSSTVSSSFSSQKRLSAERRASVGTSLSPAPTSSQRNSSDSKEERANSSKAKPEVPRTPSSPSFSPSPCFLAPCYLTGDSVRDKCIEMLTAALRMDDDYKEFSVNCEKMASEIEDHIFQELKSTDMKYRNRVRSRISNLKDPKNPGLRRNVLCGAIEPSLIARMTAEEMASDELKKLRNAMTQEAIREHQMAKTGGTVTDLFQCSKCKKKNCTYNQVQTRSADEPMTTFVLCNECGNRWKFC
- the TCEA3 gene encoding transcription elongation factor A protein 3 isoform X4 — protein: MGPAEELVRIAKKLDKMVARKSTEGALDLLKSLTSYTMTIQLLQTTRIGVAVNSVRKHCSDEEVVASAKILIKNWKRLLESTTTKKEKGADRKKEKDTNGDKEKKKGMDVSSCPSEGVKHSKNIAEKHREKHKERKPSKCDSHATTTQGHSADSSPRRVSSDGQSPTTSSKKSPLHGKKERRASADARSSTVSSSFSSQKRLSAERRASVGTSLSPAPTSSQRNSSDSKEERANSSKAKPEVPRTPSSPSFSPSPCFLAPCYLTGDSVRDKCIEMLTAALRMDDDYKEFSVNCEKMASEIEDHIFQELKSTDMKYRNRVRSRISNLKDPKNPGLRRNVLCGAIEPSLIARMTAEEMASDELKKLRNAMTQEAIREHQMAKTGGTVTDLFQCSKCKKKNCTYNQVQTRSADEPMTTFVLCNECGNRWKFC
- the TCEA3 gene encoding transcription elongation factor A protein 3 isoform X1 → MGPAEELVRIAKKLDKMVARKSTVRWLNSPGHVHISIHRVRQSQQPAQGCFGFSCHALPGAAWCLLKGSRGFSLLQEGALDLLKSLTSYTMTIQLLQTTRIGVAVNSVRKHCSDEEVVASAKILIKNWKRLLESTTTKKEKGADRKKEKDTNGDKEKKKGMDVSSCPSEGVKHSKNIAEKHREKHKERKPSKCDSHATTTQGHSADSSPRRVSSDGQSPTTSSKKSPLHGKKERRASADARSSTVSSSFSSQKRLSAERRASVGTSLSPAPTSSQRNSSDSKEERANSSKAKPEVPRTPSSPSFSPSPCFLAPCYLTGDSVRDKCIEMLTAALRMDDDYKEFSVNCEKMASEIEDHIFQELKSTDMKYRNRVRSRISNLKDPKNPGLRRNVLCGAIEPSLIARMTAEEMASDELKKLRNAMTQEAIREHQMAKTGGTVTDLFQCSKCKKKNCTYNQVQTRSADEPMTTFVLCNECGNRWKFC